ACGTCCAGAGATTCCCTTCAGCAACGCACCCCGGGGAGTTTGCCGCTGGTGTGGAGAAGAGATCCTCTTCGAAACCGGCGACAAGCAGGGCAGCGTCAACCGACGCCGACGCTGGCATCAGGCGTGTGTCGACATCTACAACGCAAGCGACCCCCAGGAAGCCCGCCGACGAATGCGCAAACGTGACCGCGGGCGCTGCGTCACGTGCCATGTCGATACCTACAAAGTCCGCCGGGAACTACGCAAGATCGGCCGCGGCCGAACTCGCGCAATCCGAGACCGCGGCTACAAACCTCGCCAATCATTCTGGGAACTCGACCACATCGTTCCGTTGATTGACGGAGGTTCCCACGACGACGAAAATCTTCAGACGCTGTGCATTCCGTGCCATACGGCAAAGACCGCGGAGGAGGCGCGGGCGAGAGCAGCTCGTAGTCGGAGCGCTGCGAAGGCGGAGGCCGTTCCAGCTCAGACGTTTGATGCGATGCTCGAGGCGGCGGAGACGAGGTGAATAGCCGAGCTGCGGAGATGCTTTCAGCGTTTGGGGGGAGGCAGCGGGCGGGAGTGGTGTAGCGGGGCTTTGGAGATGAGGCTTGGGGGAAATATCCTAGCGATACGTGATAAACTGCAGGCGATGGGCCCAGAGCGACCCACGGCGTTCCCATTTCCAAACCCATATCTGTT
Above is a window of Myxococcales bacterium DNA encoding:
- a CDS encoding HNH endonuclease, which codes for MRKRDRGRCVTCHVDTYKVRRELRKIGRGRTRAIRDRGYKPRQSFWELDHIVPLIDGGSHDDENLQTLCIPCHTAKTAEEARARAARSRSAAKAEAVPAQTFDAMLEAAETR